CGATATTCCGCAATGTGGAATATCCGCGTTGCGTCGGGATGGGCGTGGGGAGGGGGCGTGAAGCGGGCTGGCGAGGTACGACGGCGCGCGTTACCTGTGGCCGCGCATTCTCACGAGGGAACGAATGGACCTGGACTTGAAGGACAAGGTGGCGTTGGTGACCGGCTCCACGGCGGGCATCGGCCTGGCAATCGTGGAGGCGCTCGCGCGCGAGGGAGCGGAGGTCATCGTCAATGGCCGCACCCAGGCGCGCGTGGACGCGGCCATCGCCGAGGTGCGCCGCAAGCAGCCGGACGCGCGCCTGCGCGGCGTCGCGGTGGACCTGGGCACCGCCGAGGGCGCCGGCCGCTTCCTCCAGCAGGTGCCCCACGTGGACATCCTGGTCAACAACCTGGGCATCTTCGAGCCCAGGCCCTTCGAGGACATCACCGACGAGGAGTGGCTGCGCATCTTCGACGTCAACGTGATGAGCGGCGTGCGCCTGAGCCGCCACTACCTCAAGGGCATGCGCCAGAAGGACTGGGGCCGCATCGTCTTCATCTCCAGTGAGTCCGGCGTGCAGATTCCGGTGGAGATGATTCACTACGGTGTGACGAAGACGGCCCAGATTGCGCTCGCGCGCGGCATCGCCGAGGGCCTGGCGGGCACGCAAATCACCGCCAACTCCATCCTCCCGGGCCCCACGCGCTCCGAAGGCGTGGAGGTGTTCCTGGGGGACCTGTCCCGGCAGCAGGGCGTGGACGTGGCCACGGTGGAGCGGGAGTTCTTCAAGAGCGCCCGGCCCTCGTCGCTGCTCCAGCGCTTCGCCACCCCGGAGGAGGTCGCCGCGCTGGTGGCCTTCGTGTGCAGCCCCAAGGCCTCCGCCATCAACGGCGCCGCGCTGCGCGTGGACGGCGGCGTGGTGCGCGCCGTCCCCTGAAGTCGTCGCGTGGACGACATCCAGCCACCCTCGAGTCCCGGGCGAGGCTGAAAATAAGAAGGCCCGGTGTCCCATGGGGCACCGGGCCTTTTTACTGTCACGGCTTTGGAGCGTCAGGCCTGGTTGGCCATGCCGCGCGCCGTTTCCTCTCCAGGCTTGCCGCTCAACAGCGCGCTGCTCGCGTACAGGGCCAGGCCCACGACACCCAGCGCCGCGGCCTCCGTCTGCGCCATGAAGGCCACGCCCATCCACGCCATCACACCGGTTCCCATCGCGAACGCCGCCGCCACCGCCCCCGCTGCCTTCCTCATCCGCTGGCTCCCTGTCTGCTGGGCCCCCTGGCCCGTTGTGGAAACAAAACTCCTTCGCCCGAACAGACTTCAATCCGCGTGCCGAGCACCCACCGTGCGGATTGAGAACCCACATGCCCCGCGGTGGGAAATCGTCTTCCATCAACAGGGCCCGGACTGTCGAAAGCACCAGACTCCTACCCTGTCGGATGCCAGTAATTCTTCCCGACCCGCGCGACGCCACAACGTGGGCAGTTTCGTAACCCACGGCGATCCATGGGCTTTCCCTCCCAGGGCTCAGTGGCACACCCGCTGCTATGGCAACCGCGCCGAGAGCGATGGTCACCGCGAGGTGCGGGACCTCGGAAGACATCCGCAGCGAGACGAGGGAGAGGACGATGGGCAAGACGAGCGCGGGGTTCTGGACGGTGTTGGGGGTGATGCTGCTGGGCGGGTGCGCGCACCAGCCGGCGGTGAAGGTGGACAACTCCGAGCAGCCCTACCGCATCGGCCGTGAGGACGTGTTGGACATCGCGGTGTGGCGGGACGCGGAGCTGAGCCGCACGATTCCCGTCCGCCCGGATGGCTTCATCTCCATGCCGATGGTGGGCGAGGTGCAGGCCGCGGGCAAGACGCCCACGGAGCTGGCCGAGTCGCTGAAGCAGGGCTTCCAGTCGTATGTGCAGGAGCCGCGCGTGACGGTGATTGTCCGCGAGGTCAACAGCAGCCGCGTGTTCGTCACCGGTGAAGTCACGCACCCGGGCGCCTATCCGCTGCGCGGCCGCGTGTCGCTCATCCAGGCGATTGCCCTGGCGGGCGGCTTCACGGACTTCGCCAACTCGGACGGCATCGTGGTCATCCGCAGCGACGGCAACGGCGGGCAGATTCCGGTGCGCTACAGCGACCTCATCTCGCCTGACGGGGGCCAGGACGTGATGCTGCGTCCGGGCGACACCATCGTCGTGCCGTGAAGAGTCAACGAGGGCAGTCGGGTGGTGGTGGGTCCATGGGTCGAGGGTGGCGTAGGCGAGGGAGGACGACGGTGAAGGGCGACTGGAAGAAGTGGTTGCTGACAGGCCTGATGCTCACCGCGCCGGCGGCTTCCGCGGCGACCGTGTGGGAGCCCCGGCTGCGCATCTCCGCCGAGGAGCGCTACGACGACGATTTGCGCCTGGGCGGCCCGGATGCGACGGGCGGCCAGCTGATGACGAAGCTGTCGCCGCGCGTGGGAGTGCAGGGGCGCGACGCACGGCTGGACCTCAACAGCTTCTATGCCGCGGACGTGCTGATGCGGCATGGCTCGGGCAAGGTGACGCTGGACCACCGGGGTGGGCTGGAGTTGCGCCACCTGCTGACGCGCAGGCTGCGGGTGGACTCCAACGTGCGCGTCTTCCGCGTCACGGACCCCATGTCCCTGCCGCGTGACGGCCTGGCGCGCTCCACGTCGCCAACGTTCTACACCCAGGCCCGCGTGGGCCTGACGGGCCGCGCCACGGACCGCATGGACGTGCGCGTGGGCTACGGGCTGGAGGCGGTGCGCATCCTCGAGGATGGCCAGAAGGCGGGCTATGCGCATACGCCGTCGCTGGAGCTGATGTACCGCACCACGCGCCGGCTCACCCTGGGCATGGAGTACCGCTACCAGGGTTTCCTGTATGACAATGAATTGTCCCAGTCGCATGGCGTGGCGGGAACGCTGCGCTACCGGCTGACCCGTCCGACGACGTTCATCGCCCGGGCGGGCCCGGTGCGCTACCTGGCGCCGACGGGGCAGGAGGGCGGCTGGGTGCCTCGCGTCAACCTGGAGCTGGCGCGCGAGGGCGAGCTGTTCGACTTGGGAGTCGCCGTGGGACACGACCTGGTGGGCGCGAGCGGCTTCGCGAACGCCCTGTGGGCGGACTACGCGTCGGTGTCGCTGGCGCGCAGGTTCAACCACCAGTTCTCGGCGTTCGGCGCGGCCAGCTTCTTCCGCAACGGGCGGGCGCCCGGGCGGGACTGGTCGACGTTCAGCAGCACCCCCCTGGTGTCGCAGGGGTACGCAGTTGGAGGCGGAGTGGAGTACCGCTTCGGTCGCCAGGTGGCGGCGCAGGGGGCGGTGGATCGGATTGCCCAGGTGGGCGTGGCGGACTCGGCGGGCGTGGCGGGCGATCTGACGCGCAACGTCTTCGCGGTCCGTCTCATCGTGACGGCGTGGTGACAACACGTGAGTGGGTTGGAGGAGGAGCGAGTCATGGAGCGTGGGATGACGGCGGACCAGCTGCTGGCCTCACTGTGGCGCCGCAAGGCGTTGGTGGGAGCCATCGCGGCAGTGGTTTTCGCGGTGGGCGCGGCCATCGTGTTGACCCGGCCGAGCATGTACGAGGCGTCGGTGGTGGTTCGCGTGGAGCCGCAGCGGCCCGGTGAAGAGATGGTGCAGCGCACCGTGAGCGAGCTCATCGAGCAGCGGTTGCTCACCGTTCGACAGGAGCTGCTGGCACGGCCCGTGCTCCAGAAGGCCATCGAGGAGATGAACCTCTACCCGGACATCGTGTCCGAGAAGGGCATGGAGGCGGCCGTCGCGCAGATGCGCAAGGATTTGACGGTGCGCGTGGAGGGGGAGACGGCGTTCGAGCTCACCTATGCGAACCGCGACCCGCAGGTGGCGTCGCAGGTGGCCAACCGGCTGCCCACCATCTTTTCGGAAGAGACGCTGAAGCTGCGCCAGGCGCAGGCGGCGCGCGCCACGGACCTCTTCAACGACGAGATGGTGCAGATGGGCAAGGCGGTGTCCAGCTGGGAGCACAAGATTGCCCAGTTCAAGGTGTCGCACCTGGGGGAGCTGCCCGAGCAGATGGAGATGAACATGCGCGGGCTCGAGCGGGTGTCGCACGAGCTGCAGACCAAGTCGGAGGAGCTGCGCGTGGCGGAGGCGCGTCGCTCGGACCTGGCCCGGGCTCGCAACGCGGTGGACAGCGAGGCGGGGCGGCTGGAGGCGGCGGAGAGCGGGCTGACGCGAGCCCTGGTCAACGCGCGCACCACGTGGACGGAGGACCACCCTGAAATCAAGCGCATGTCGTCGGAGCTCGCCGGCATGACGGAGCGCCGCAAGGACGCCGAGGGCCGGCTGTGGGCCGAGCGCGCCGAGCGCACCCGGGTGGCCAGCCTCATCGGCAACATCCAGAAGGAGATTGTCGACCTGCAGGCGAAGGCGGAGGGCTACCAGGCGCGGCTGAACAACACGCCGAAGTGGGCGCACGAGCTGGCGGTGATGAACCGCGACTACGAAATCGCGCGCACCAAGTACCAGAGCGTGGTGAGCCGCAAGGTGGAGGCGGAGATTGCCCAGGAGCTGGAGGCCAAGAGCGCCAAGAGCCTGTTCAACGTCATCTCCCCGGCGGGGGTGCCGGTGACGCCGGCCCGTCCGGACAAGATGGCGGGGATGGTGATGGTGCTGCTGGTGGCGCTGGGCCTGGGCGTGCTGGCGGGGGCGGTGTTGGAGATGCGGGATGACAGCCTGCGCGACGGGACGGAGGTGCGCCAGCGCCTGACCCTGCCGGTGCTGGCGGTGGTGCCGGACATGCAAGGCAAGACGGAGCGTCGGGTGCTGATGCCTTCGTCGGGGTCGCGCAACAACGTGTCGAACCCCACCTCGTTGAACTGACACCCACGGAAAGGACGGAAGACGGACATGGACCAGACGATGGAGCGGGCGGGAAACTTCCTCCCCCGGGTGGATGACAACGCGGCGAATCCGAACGCGGTGGACCGGCGAGTGGTGACGCTCACGGCGCCGGCCTCGGCGGCGGCGGAGCAGTACCGCAGCCTGTACTACCGGTTGGAGCGGATGCGGGAGCTGCGGCCGATGAAGGTCGTGGCGCTCACCTCGGCGATGCCGGGTGAGGGCAAGACGGTGACCAGCGTCAACCTGGCGATGGCGGCCGCCCGGGCGAACCCGGAACGGCGCATCCTCCTGGTGGACGCGGACCTGCGGCGCGGCGGGGTGGCGAACACGCTGGGGGTGCGCAACAAGACGGGCCTGGCGGAGCTGCTCACGGGCGAGGTGGAGGTGCGCGACGTGGTGCGCCGCTTCAACTCCACGCGCCTGGCGCTCATCCCCGCCGGCGCCACGCCGGAGGAGCCGTCGCAGGTGCTGGCGAGCCCTCGCATGAAGCAGTTCCTCAAGGCGGTGCGTGAGGGCTTCGACGAGGTGTACATCGACCTGCCGCCCACGCTGCCCTTCGCCGACGCGGCCATCCTGGGCCACCAGGTGGACGGCGTGCTGATGGTCATCCGCGCCAACGTGACGCCGGGCAAGACGGTGCACCAGGCGGTGGAGCAGCTGGCCGGCGCGCCCATCCTGGGCTGCGTCCTCAACGGCGCGGAGGTGCACGCCACGCCGTACCTGAAGAACTACGAGAAGCAGAAGTAGAGGCGGAAGACCTTCCGCCCCAGCTCCTGGTGACGGGGGATGGGGCGGAGGGCTTTGTCGGGGGGGCGGGTCGTCGTGAGTCGGGCGGGTTGGTCGGAGGGGCAAGTGCTCCGCGTCTTTCACCACTATTTTTCAGCCAAGAAGCTGACGTTTTTTCTCGCCGAGAGCTCGGCAATCGCACTGGCCTGCGTGATGGGCGCGGCGGCTTGTGCGGCACTCTTCGCGCCCGAGGGCACCCGGCCGCCGATGGCGGCGCTGTGGCCCACGTTGATGGGACTGGGCGCGGCCTTCGTCGTCACGTTCCAGTTCACGCTGTACCTGTTGGACTTGTATGACTTGCGCGTCGCCGCGGAGGACCGGGCGCGGGGCTACCGCTTCCTGAAGGCCGCGGGTGTCACGGCCATGGTGACGGGCGGGCTGATGCTGGTGGCGCCGCTGCTCTTCCCCGTGGCGCTTCCTCCGGGGGCGCTGCTCGGTGGGGCGATGGGCGCCCTGGCGGGCACGCTGGTGGTCCGGGTGTCCATCCGCGCGCTGGTCGGCGCGCCGGACTCGGTCCTCATCGTCGGTGACGGCCTCAAGGCCCGCGCGGTGGCGAGCGCCATCGAGGCGGGCGGCGAGGGCAGCTACCGCGTCATCGGCCTGGTGGACCCGCGCTCGAGCGCGGAGCCGCTGGACCAGATGGCGGCCCGTCTGGGCGCGGCATATGTCGTGCAGGCTGCTGACGACATGCGCGGGGCCAACTGGGTGGACTCACTGCTCATCTGCCGACTGCAGGGACGTCGCGTGTACGACGCGACGGGGTTCTGCGAGCGGGTGCTGCGGCGCATTCCCGTGCAGTTCCTCCGGGCGAGCGACTTCGCCTTCGCCGATGAGCTCACCGTGTCGCCGCTGCGTCGGGCGTTCAAGCGGGCCTTCGACCTGGCGGTGGCGTCTCTCCTGCTCACGTTGTCGGCACCGTTCCTGCTTCTGGTGGCGGTGGCCATCAAGCTGGATTCGAAGGGCCCGGTGTTCTACCGGCAGGAGCGCACGGGCCTGGGCGGCGCGACGTACTACTTGTGGAAGTTCCGCAGCATGCGGACGGACGCGGAGAAGAACGGCGCGGTGTGGGCGCGGGCGAACGATGACCGTGTCACGCGGGTGGGCAAGTTCATCCGCCGCACGCGAATCGACGAGATTCCGCAGGTGTTCAACGTGCTGATGGGGGAGATGAGCTTCGTGGGTCCGCGGCCTGAGCGGCCCGTGTTCGTCGAGCAGCTCAAGCAGCAGATTCCCTTCTATGGGCTTCGCGAGGCGGTGAAGCCGGGCCTGACGGGCTGGGCCCAGATTCGCTACCCCTACGGGGCTTCGGTGGAGGACGCGCGCAACAAGCTGGAGTTCGACCTGTACTACGTGAAGAACGGCTCGTTGTTCCTCGATGTGGGAATCATCTTCCACACCGTGAGACATGTTCTTCTCGGTCGTGGAGCTCGTTAGGTACACCTCCCGCGGGCCCCCCTCCTCGTGAGGGGAGGGGGCCCTAGGGGACCCGCCAGGGGTGGCGGGTCGGGCGTCGTGGATGGGGGTTGGGACATGGTGGGGATGGACATGGATTCGCCGCTCCCTGAGTCGTGGGAGGATGCGCGCGCCCGTCGTGAGCGCGAGCTGGAGCGGGAGACGGAGCGCAACGAGCTTTTGCAGTCCCAGGTGGACCGGCCCACGCGCATCGTCGCCATCGGCGGCGGCACGGGGCTGCCCATGGTGCTGCGAGGCCTGGCGCGGCGCGCGACGCCGAAGGCCGGGGACCCGGGCGTGGACATCACCGCGGTGGTGGCCATGAGCGACGACGGTGGCAGCTCCGGGCGCCTGCGCCGGCTGCACGGCGCGCTGCCGCCCGGTGACATCCGCAACTGCCTGGTGGCGCTCGCCGGTGGCAAGAGCGCGCTCAAGGACGTGTTCCAGTTCCGCTTCGGCGGGGCGAGGGGCCTGGCCGGGCACGCGGTGGGCAACCTGCTCATCGCCGCGCTCGCGGAGCTCAAGGGCGACTTCCTGGAGGCGGTGCGCATGTCCGGGGAGCTCTTGGGCGCGCGGGGCAACGTGCTGCCGTGCACGCTGGCCTCGGTGCAGCTGGTGGCGCAGATGCACGACGACACGGAAGTGGTGGGCGAGCGCAACATCTGCCGCGCCCAGGGCCGGGTGCGCAAGGTGTCCCTGAGCCCGCGCTCGCCGCCGCCGGTGGACGGCCTGCTGGAGGCCATCTACGCCGCGGACCTGGTGGTCATCGGCCCGGGCTCGCTGTACTCAAGCCTCTTGCCCAACCTCCTGGTGGACGGCGTGGCCCAGGCGCTGAAGGAGACGCGCGCGCTCAAGGTCATGGTGGCCAACCTGATGACGCAGCCGGGTGAGACGGACGGCATGTCCTGCCTGGACCACGTGCAGGCGGTGCGCGAGCACGTGGGGCCGGTGCTGGACGCGGTGCTCGTCAATGGCACGGAGCCCTCGCCGGAGGCCATGCGGCGCTACGGGCGGCGCGGCTCGTTCACGGTGAACGTGGACACGCGCGAGCTCATCGCCGCGGGCGTGGTGCCGGTGCGGGCGGACCTCCTCAAGGAGGGGTCCAGGATCCGACACGACAGCCGCAAGGTCGCCGCCTGCCTGCTGAAGATGGCGCGCAGCGGCTTGTAGCCGAGCAACCCCATCACCACCTTGGGCGCCCGAACATGGAAGCAACCCTGAGCAGTCCCGGGCCGCGTGTCGTCGAAATCGATGACCGCGCGGCCTTCATGGCCCTGGAGTCGGAGTGGAACGCGCTCGTCGAGGCCACGACGGACGAGCTGTTCTACCGCCACGAGTTCATCCGCATCTGGCTGGACAACTTCGCGCCGGGGGCGCGGCTGCGCATGCTGACGCTGCGAAACAGCGAAGGCCAGCTCTGCGCGGCGCTGCCCCTGTGGGAGGAGCGTACGAATCTGTACGGCGTGCCGGTGCGGCAGCTCTCCGCGGCGGCGAACACGCACTCGTGCCGGTTCGACCTGCTGGCCCGCGAGCCGGACGCGGCCGCGGCGATGTTCCTGTCCCATCTGCGTCAGCAGGGCGGGTGGGACGTGCTGCGGTTGACGGACGTGCCGGACGGCGGCGCGGCGTGGCGGGTGCACGCGGCGGCGCAGGCGGCCCGCATGCCGGTGGGCGCGTGGGAGTCGCTGCAGTCGCCGTACATCCCGCTGCCGGGCACGCGCGAGAAGTTCCAGGCGTCGCTCCAATCCAAGTTCAAGGCGA
The genomic region above belongs to Myxococcus guangdongensis and contains:
- a CDS encoding SDR family NAD(P)-dependent oxidoreductase, whose product is MDLDLKDKVALVTGSTAGIGLAIVEALAREGAEVIVNGRTQARVDAAIAEVRRKQPDARLRGVAVDLGTAEGAGRFLQQVPHVDILVNNLGIFEPRPFEDITDEEWLRIFDVNVMSGVRLSRHYLKGMRQKDWGRIVFISSESGVQIPVEMIHYGVTKTAQIALARGIAEGLAGTQITANSILPGPTRSEGVEVFLGDLSRQQGVDVATVEREFFKSARPSSLLQRFATPEEVAALVAFVCSPKASAINGAALRVDGGVVRAVP
- a CDS encoding polysaccharide biosynthesis/export family protein: MGKTSAGFWTVLGVMLLGGCAHQPAVKVDNSEQPYRIGREDVLDIAVWRDAELSRTIPVRPDGFISMPMVGEVQAAGKTPTELAESLKQGFQSYVQEPRVTVIVREVNSSRVFVTGEVTHPGAYPLRGRVSLIQAIALAGGFTDFANSDGIVVIRSDGNGGQIPVRYSDLISPDGGQDVMLRPGDTIVVP
- a CDS encoding metallophosphoesterase family protein, with translation MKGDWKKWLLTGLMLTAPAASAATVWEPRLRISAEERYDDDLRLGGPDATGGQLMTKLSPRVGVQGRDARLDLNSFYAADVLMRHGSGKVTLDHRGGLELRHLLTRRLRVDSNVRVFRVTDPMSLPRDGLARSTSPTFYTQARVGLTGRATDRMDVRVGYGLEAVRILEDGQKAGYAHTPSLELMYRTTRRLTLGMEYRYQGFLYDNELSQSHGVAGTLRYRLTRPTTFIARAGPVRYLAPTGQEGGWVPRVNLELAREGELFDLGVAVGHDLVGASGFANALWADYASVSLARRFNHQFSAFGAASFFRNGRAPGRDWSTFSSTPLVSQGYAVGGGVEYRFGRQVAAQGAVDRIAQVGVADSAGVAGDLTRNVFAVRLIVTAW
- a CDS encoding GumC family protein, giving the protein MERGMTADQLLASLWRRKALVGAIAAVVFAVGAAIVLTRPSMYEASVVVRVEPQRPGEEMVQRTVSELIEQRLLTVRQELLARPVLQKAIEEMNLYPDIVSEKGMEAAVAQMRKDLTVRVEGETAFELTYANRDPQVASQVANRLPTIFSEETLKLRQAQAARATDLFNDEMVQMGKAVSSWEHKIAQFKVSHLGELPEQMEMNMRGLERVSHELQTKSEELRVAEARRSDLARARNAVDSEAGRLEAAESGLTRALVNARTTWTEDHPEIKRMSSELAGMTERRKDAEGRLWAERAERTRVASLIGNIQKEIVDLQAKAEGYQARLNNTPKWAHELAVMNRDYEIARTKYQSVVSRKVEAEIAQELEAKSAKSLFNVISPAGVPVTPARPDKMAGMVMVLLVALGLGVLAGAVLEMRDDSLRDGTEVRQRLTLPVLAVVPDMQGKTERRVLMPSSGSRNNVSNPTSLN
- a CDS encoding CpsD/CapB family tyrosine-protein kinase, translating into MDQTMERAGNFLPRVDDNAANPNAVDRRVVTLTAPASAAAEQYRSLYYRLERMRELRPMKVVALTSAMPGEGKTVTSVNLAMAAARANPERRILLVDADLRRGGVANTLGVRNKTGLAELLTGEVEVRDVVRRFNSTRLALIPAGATPEEPSQVLASPRMKQFLKAVREGFDEVYIDLPPTLPFADAAILGHQVDGVLMVIRANVTPGKTVHQAVEQLAGAPILGCVLNGAEVHATPYLKNYEKQK
- the exoE gene encoding polyisoprenyl-phosphate hexose-1-phosphate transferase ExoE codes for the protein MLRVFHHYFSAKKLTFFLAESSAIALACVMGAAACAALFAPEGTRPPMAALWPTLMGLGAAFVVTFQFTLYLLDLYDLRVAAEDRARGYRFLKAAGVTAMVTGGLMLVAPLLFPVALPPGALLGGAMGALAGTLVVRVSIRALVGAPDSVLIVGDGLKARAVASAIEAGGEGSYRVIGLVDPRSSAEPLDQMAARLGAAYVVQAADDMRGANWVDSLLICRLQGRRVYDATGFCERVLRRIPVQFLRASDFAFADELTVSPLRRAFKRAFDLAVASLLLTLSAPFLLLVAVAIKLDSKGPVFYRQERTGLGGATYYLWKFRSMRTDAEKNGAVWARANDDRVTRVGKFIRRTRIDEIPQVFNVLMGEMSFVGPRPERPVFVEQLKQQIPFYGLREAVKPGLTGWAQIRYPYGASVEDARNKLEFDLYYVKNGSLFLDVGIIFHTVRHVLLGRGAR
- a CDS encoding gluconeogenesis factor YvcK family protein, giving the protein MVGMDMDSPLPESWEDARARRERELERETERNELLQSQVDRPTRIVAIGGGTGLPMVLRGLARRATPKAGDPGVDITAVVAMSDDGGSSGRLRRLHGALPPGDIRNCLVALAGGKSALKDVFQFRFGGARGLAGHAVGNLLIAALAELKGDFLEAVRMSGELLGARGNVLPCTLASVQLVAQMHDDTEVVGERNICRAQGRVRKVSLSPRSPPPVDGLLEAIYAADLVVIGPGSLYSSLLPNLLVDGVAQALKETRALKVMVANLMTQPGETDGMSCLDHVQAVREHVGPVLDAVLVNGTEPSPEAMRRYGRRGSFTVNVDTRELIAAGVVPVRADLLKEGSRIRHDSRKVAACLLKMARSGL